In one window of Mobula hypostoma chromosome 1, sMobHyp1.1, whole genome shotgun sequence DNA:
- the LOC134342379 gene encoding CCN family member 4-like, with the protein MKRLLLWILVAGIITQALTQDSKEPAKEDENSMDFVHPNNRTQYCHWPCQCPKRLPKCPPGISLVMDGCECCKTCAKQLRENCTEADTCDYHRGLYCDYSGDAPRYEVGICAYMGGIGCELNGARYYNGQNFQPNCKYKCTCMNGAIGCIPVCRESRPPLIWCQNPKRIKIPGKCCEQWICDDSKLRKTAPRHVSMSAFQGESEVWHQNCLVQTTPWSVCSKSCGMGISTRISNENHQCKMVNERRLCYLRPCNIDITKHIKEGKRCLSVLKQVEPINFTLSGCVSQRTYRPKYCGICTDDRCCTPQKSKTIEVNFDCPDGLGFSKNMMWINSCFCTLRCEKPNDIFADLLYYPDYSEIAN; encoded by the exons GCCCTCACCCAGGACTCCAAGGAACCTGCAAAGGAGGACGAGAATTCGATGGATTTTGTCCACCCAAATAACCGCACCCAGTACTGCCACTGGCCCTGCCAGTGTCCAAAGCGGTTGCCCAAGTGCCCACCTGGCATTAGCCTGGTGATGGATGGCTGTGAATGCTGCAAGACATGTGCCAAGCAGCTGAGAGAGAACTGCACGGAGGCAGACACCTGTGATTACCACAGAGGACTGTACTGTGACTACAGTGGGGATGCCCCTAGGTACGAAGTAGGAATATGTGCAT ATATGGGTGGAATTGGTTGTGAACTCAATGGAGCAAGGTACTACAATGGTCAAAACTTTCAACCCAACTGCAAGTACAAGTGTACATGTATGAATGGTGCAATCGGCTGCATTCCAGTGTGCAGGGAGTCCCGTCCTCCGCTCATCTGGTGTCAGAACCCCAAACGTATAAAAATACCAGGAAAATGCTGCGAGCAGTGGATATGTGATGACTCAAAGCTGAGAAAGACTGCACCTCGCCATGTGTCCATGTCAG CGTTCCAAGGGGAATCGGAAGTATGGCACCAGAACTGCTTAGTGCAAACTACACCATGGAGTGTATGCTCCAAATCCTGTGGAATGGGGATTTCAACCAGGATTTCAAATGAAAACCATCAGTGTAAGATGGTGAATGAAAGACGCCTTTGTTACTTAAGGCCTTGCAACATTGACATTACCAAACATATCAAG GAGGGAAAGAGGTGCCTCAGTGTCCTGAAGCAGGTGGAACCCATAAACTTTACCTTGTCTGGGTGTGTGAGCCAACGCACATATCGGCCCAAATACTGTGGCATCTGCACAGACGACCGATGCTGCACTCCCCAGAAATCAAAGACCATTGAGGTGAATTTTGACTGCCCTGATGGTCTGGGCTTCTCCAAGAACATGATGTGGATAAACTCCTGTTTCTGCACCCTAAGGTGCGAGAAACCAAATGACATCTTTGCAGATCTGTTGTATTATCCTGACTACTCTGAAATCGCAAACTAA